A stretch of DNA from Lycium ferocissimum isolate CSIRO_LF1 chromosome 4, AGI_CSIRO_Lferr_CH_V1, whole genome shotgun sequence:
AGAGCAAAGTTGAGAGACAGGTTTGTTTTTCCAGAATTTGGACCTTAAATACAAATTTTGAGTTAATCAGGGGAGGTCAACCAAACTTATAGGGAAGTCTCTTACTCTACAAAGCTTGAGGGTTTCCCTGTAATTTTCGGGAAGCTCAGGTCTAATCTATGACAAATTATCTTccaatttccttttcttctttttagtcCTTCCATGTTCCAACCCTCACGAAAGATTGTTCTTGAGCATGTCTCAGTGGATTAGAAGTTAGAACTCCTTGAATCTTTGTTATATATGTTTCTCTTGATTGAGGAGTGTCCCATCTTCCAGTGGATGCAAAATATTGAAAGTTACTAAAGTCAAAATCATTAGCAACTAGCGATATGAACAGATAAAAGTCAGTTCAACGGAAACATCAGAAGTGGGTGAATCAAAGAAAAGAAGTGGAGAAGAAGAAAACCTAGTGAAAATATGTGAACAATGGAAGTGACTTGTCACTGAACTTGCATCTCTTCTCCATGTCATCTCCATGCTTCATCTCACATCCGGAAGTGAATTCCTACTTTGTATGGAGACGTTATTTAGTTTCTGGTGAATGAGTAGGGATATGAAACCTGTCTCTCCAGTAATTCTTTTCTAATAGTATCTACGCGTCGCATAACATGTCGAGCCTATTCTTTCAAATTTACTGAAAAACTTTCCAATATACTTCTGTTTAAGCAAAGATCTTGTGCTTTATATGTTACTTTTTGTTGGACAAGTCTTCCTAATGTTCTTTAGTAATCTGGTAATGGGAGTGCAGCTTGTCATTTTATATCTCGCGAGATGCAGTTTTAAGTAGCTTTCTATGTGATCTTGACATTTTTCTGTTATTCTGCAGTTTAAGTGGTTTTCGATGTGATCTTGACATTTTCTGTTATTCTTATTCTTTACACAGATTTTATGTAGCTGAAGTTCTTCTTGCTTTGGAATACCTTCACATGCTTGGAGTCATCTACCGAGACTTAAAACCAGAGAACGTCTTGGTTCGAGAAGATGGTCACATCATGCTCTCCGATTTTGACTTGTCTCTCAGGTGTGTTGTTAATCCTACATTGGTGAAATCATCTACTCCTGTCGTTAAGCCTCCAAAGACGACGTCTAGTCCATGCTCTGAATCTAGCTGCATAGACCCCTTTTGCCTACATCCGTCCTGGCAAGTATCCTGCTTCACCCCTAGATTTTTATCCGCAGCAGCTAAGACACGTAAGCTAAAGGCTGACATAGCTGGACAAGTCACACCTTTGCCACAGCTCATAGTGGAGCCCACTGATGCCCGATCCAACTCGTTTGTTGGCACCCATGAGTACCTGGCTCCAGAGATTATCAAAGGAGAAGGTCATGGCAGTGCAGTAGATTGGTGGACCTTTGGTATCTTTCTTTATGAACTGTTATATGGAAGGACACCTTTCAAAGGACCAGGAAATGAGGATACATTAGCGAATGTGGTTTCTCAGTGTCTTAAGTTCCCTGCATATCCTGTGGTTAGCTCTAATGCAAGAGATTTGATCAGACGGTTATTGCAAAAGGAACCAGAGAATAGGTTGGGAGCTGAGAAAGGGGCTGCAGAGATAAAGCAGCATCCTTTCTTTGAAGGACTGAACTGGGCGCTAATACGATGTGAAACACCTCCAGAACTGCCTAGATTCTGTGACTGGGGAAATGTAATCCCTGATGCCAACCAACAGAACAAGGAGATTGCGAAGTCTCAGAAAGAATTCAAAAGTATAGGAGAGGATATTGAGTTTGAGATGTTTTAGCTATACTAGACCTGAGAATGGATaggtttgtttttctttctttttttcttctcttcttcttttttaacacGATATCTCTGTGCCATGTAAGTAGTATATATTTCATTACTATAGCATAGTGTAGAATCCAGAACTTTAAAGAGCACGATAAACCATGTTTTTATAATGATGTGCTTGGGAGGGGAGTGATGTGAAGCAGCCAGGATGAAAAATTGGATATAAAGAGGAGGCTCCAACAAGGTTTCAGATTTTGCTATTTAGCTGAGATGCAGTTGCTTTGATCCTTTTCACTCTCGCTGTTTTCTTTTTCGAACTGCTTTGAAATGTTTTTACTTGAGCCGAGTATCTATCGGAAATAGCCTCTCTATCAcccaagataggggtaaggtttggATACACACTACCCTTtgcagaccccacttgtgggattacataaGGTATTTTGTTGCTGTTGCTTTGATCCTTGTAGACACCTTTGATCGAGTAAATTGCGAAGTTCTCATCTTAGCGTGGGATTTAATTCCTCTCAAAGGGTATAAAATGATCAACTTAATATACACTAATGttagtacataatgaaaatcaACTTAAAAGTaggtttaaaataaataaaaagagattaGAGCTTGGAAAACCTGATGGTTTAGCCTAAAATATACAGTAACACATTGTACAAGTGCTAACATGTTTAGGTAAAAGCAAAGCAGGATATAATGGTAAAAATCACGATTGAAGTTTAAGGGAACAATCtatgttttttttcaaattctaatTTGGTGCTACTATTTTCAATCTCCTTATCTTGGAGACTAGGGGTCAATGAGGGACGGGATTTCTCATTTTGTTATAAATAGGATAAACGAGATGCATTACTTGACATGCTTATTTCCACGCCAACACCGTTTAATACAAATATGCAAAAACCCAAACAGGTGAGCAAATGTGTTATGCTGCTAAGTACTGATAGCATATGCCATACAACGCCACGCTCTATTGTTTGCGTCTAAGTGACTAGTATTAGCAACTGATAATTAAAAATCCACAAAGAACAAACAGGACTGAGATTATCTCCTTTCAATAAGCCGCATAGGAACAATGGCCTAGCAGAAGCCAACATTTATTCCTTCTTCCCTATGCCATGAGACATATTGTAGATCCCTCTCCCCTGAAACATCATCCAGGATCTGATTAGAGTTTGATTCAAGACAGGATAAAGCAATCTAGAAATTTGAAAGAAACTCACAATCATAAACAGAGCAGTAGCTGCCAAGGCAGCTGGAATGGCCACTGATGTAAGCTTGTCATAACGACCTTTCAAGTATGTGTGCTTCTGAACGCTTTGGTAAAACTTTTGCTTCTCAACAAGCTTTTCTCTGGGATAGAAAGGTGTTTCTTCTGACATCCTGCGTTTTTCAGTAACTAGTAAATTTACATtctcataataaaataaatatatcaatcaGTTTAACCTGCTCCACGTTAGGATGGTTGATATCCAATTGAGCGGTCTGCAACATTCCTTACTTTTTCTTATGAGCATACTCGTATGATTtcctttccttattttttttaccaTTGCAACAGAATTTGTTTGACGTTTTAGTGTATTTGTGTGGTAGGAAATAAGTGAAGCTTTCATGGATGCTAAAATAACTAAAGCAAGCTTTGCATAAAATAATTTACTCTAGAAAGGGGGTGTCAATTGAACTTGTGGTCGAGAAACAAGATAAACAAGAAGAGTCCATCAGCATAAAGTAACATGTAAAAGTGCATGAAATGCACATGGCCGAATGCGATGGCAGACCACCCAGTCATTTGAATAAAGATAGCCAGCAAATAAAGGTCTCCAGTTACAACAGAGAAGCAAAGACAGACTGATCTGGGTGTTCACGGAATTAAGGCTCTTTTCTATAGCAAGAAACTGagactttttttcttcaaggcaTCACATATGTTGAAAACTAATAAGATAGCATAACCGACAAAGACGCCAcacaccccccccccaaacccccaccacccacacacacacacaaaaaaaaaaaaaagtggtggAATACCCTATGAGATCTCCATTGTGGGTGAGAGTTGTCTCTGTTTTCTCAAAGGAATCTCGGTAAGTTGCAATAGTGACTGTAActcttgaagaagaagaatgaaaagagaaaatagaTGCTTAGTCAAGCTGTAAGGGTGAGAAGTGAGATGGTTTTTGGTGGAATCAAGTTCAACGGATCTAGTCTAATGGTAAGAAATGGAAAGCAAAAAGCACTGAGCATATATGACATCCATGGCTTGCACCTTCAAATTCTAATTTAACAAGTACAATATCACTTTCACTGATTAAGTGAACTAGGATAAAAAAACACAGGGCATGTTCTGATAACATATTTTGGTAGATAGTTAAGTcaggatgaaaaaaaataaagccaAGACGGTGTCGGCACTCATGCTAGCATCAAAGAATACATGACTACAGAAATGTTAAGTCCAGCCACAACCATGTTTTAATCAATAAGCCAATTAGCTCTGTGGTTTATGCGATTTTTGCACCAAAAATGGGCAATAGGCATGGGTTAACTTAAGACAAAGCCCTTTCACCAGACTGTATTATCGGTCCCTTATTCCCTCGTTTGCAAAGGTAGGGGTAACGTttgaccccacttgtgggattgcAATAGGTATGTTGTAGTTGTTATTCTCTTGTTTGCATAGCTTAGCTTTAGCAAACAAGTCATATCTTTATCACTTATTCCTCAAGAATGTTCTACCTGAGCAACCTTATCGTTCATCCTCGTGTTAACAAGGAATTGAGATAGTCCTACAGCTCACCAATACTCACAAATACTTGGACAAAGTGGCTCCAATAAATAGCAAGGTAAACTACTAGACAATAATATCACAAACCAAAAACCGCCAATAatctatcttcttctttttttttttttttttttttttttttaaaccgtGATGTCCGGCCACCTTGACTAAATTCCATAGGATACCTGCTACCTCCTACCAACACAGTTGCCGGGTAACTCTATTTACCTAGGCTTGGACAAATGGGAAGACACCACCTAGCGCAGGAAATTGAACCGAGACTTGATGGTTCTCAactcacttcattgaccactaggacACACCCTTGGGTGTCCCaataattattattgtttaCACACCCTATGGTTCTTAATTACCCCAATGTAACTCGAACTGTGGAGTTGAACAACTGGTGTCAACCCATGTAATTATGATCTTTATCGAGTCGAATTCAACTTATACTTTTGGAGAAGCCCTAAATACATGAACCAAAtccaaataaaaagaaaaaagtagttGTGTTATCGGGCTATACCAGCCGCGAAAGAATCTGCATAACAATCAAATCAATCCACCACAAAAATAGATCCGACTCTTAAAACagacataaataaattaaaaaaagggatCCAAATGCAATCCATTTACACAAGAGGAAACGATATATCATTTAACTGCCAAATCACAGACTAGTAACATAATAGGTTACAAGGAGATCAAGTAAAACCGTGGGTCTACAGGACTTACTTGGAAAGCGATTGAGAGAAAGCTGACGGCGATTAGCAAAGGTAGCGTCGACGAAGAGACGAGGGCAAGAAGGAAATTAACTATGCTAAAATAAGGAAATTATCCAGGTGACTAGTGAATTTCCCAAGATATTTCACCGATAGTCCTTCCGGTTAACACCTATTTCACTTTTGTCCCTAAATTTGAAAAGTTTACATTATACACAAATCTTCGcaggatcttttttttttctctctttcagtgcagtagaaaattaaaaacttattcttgttataaaataatattaaaagtacaCGACATAAGAGATATAATCAAAGTAGCTGAGGGGGAGAGAGAGATTTTATTGCTCTTTCAATTGTTATATAAATGAACTTAATTgactttctatttatagaaaggAAGGCTGTGCACAGGCATTTCAAGAAGTCAGCTACGAGGCTTTTCGAAAAGCTACGCTGGCAAGTCGCTCGCTGAGCTACTTGCAAGTCGGCTTGTTTGAGCTATTTGCAAGTTGCCCGTCATCGATTGTAAGCTTATCCAGATGACTGTGTATTTGAATGGACATCCACAATACGAtgtatttataacactcccccttggatgttcattgatagatttgtgcctcattaaaaccttactaggaaaaaccTAGTGGGaaaaattcaagtgaaggaaaaagagtacacgtATCTAGTAATACGCATTGCTAgctgcctcgttaaaaaccttaccagaaAAACCCaaatgggacaaaaccttggttaaggaaaaaagagtacaacgcgtattttACTCCCCCTGATTAAAGCATCACATAATTCTTGAAGATGATGTACTCCGATCTtgtataccaacttatcaaatcTTGAGGTTGGCAGAGCATTTGTGATCAGATATGTCAAATGATCATTCGACGAACTGGTTGATGATCTGCATCTTCCTTCCTTAGATAGAGTTACATCATTGCCATATAATATTGTTGCAATCACGACAAGTACATGCTTGACTTGCTTTATtgtctttgtatgatttgaCGGTCATGTAAACAACATGATATGACAGTAATCCTTCATGGAAATAGATAACATGTCTGGATTGAACTCTTACGTCGATCGGATGAATACCCTGTATATCCAAAACACTTGACAATATTTgttaagacaaatacattcatGTCAGGGCTTTTATTTGCAATGTGCAGTTGCTCTATTTCAATATCTCCATGTTGGAGTAAAATTATATCATGCTCGTAGTTATAGCAagatatataaatgcatcaacTGCACAAATATATGGTACTTGGGGactaattcaatttttttttatttcaacctCTTTCGGCAGATATAATTTAATGAGTATAGAAACTCTTCAAgagctccaataatattcaaATCATCAACTTGCACAACAATATGAAAGCTTCTGATCATCATAAAGAGACAagggtaaacagaatcatcttTGTACCCTTCGTCAATGAATATTCATTAGGGTGATCTCAATACATCAGCCTTGATTCATTTAATCCATTTAAGGATTATAAACAAGTTTCTCAGGAACTTCTATATGCCGAGGCATCTTGAATCCTTCAGAAATTTTGTCAACTGTGACAACATCCATCAGTATAAATAGTGTGACGCCTTTTGATGTCTAAATTGCAGGTCTAATAAACTTTACGCTTACCAAGATGCATAATTTCACGTGTAATTATTTCTACGTCAGCATGCTTTAAGAGATGTAGAAGTTAGATCCTCACAACCTTATACAATAGAGCGCGCACTATTGTatcaaagatatcgtcgatgagatatcatttgtatcggttcgcaattcgacataacttactgagatctcatcacttcattattttcaggtacctgaaccttctataaggtttcatgaagtgttatgttgTAGGCTCTTCAAGAGCGCATTGCCACCTTATTAtgaccattttgatcatttgctcctccaTTTTCACAAGAATTATTACATTTGGAACTGATTGGTCTACCATGCTCCATGCATGTTGTAAACtctgtccttcagggacatTAAGAGCATTTTGtagatgaaatatgaaatagttgggtcatcaaatgcttctcgcattttacttgaattttctgaggatcatattgatgataattcacaacatatttcttagctgcatattctctcccccttatgttagaaaaactaacacatATCTCCATTTTCTTTGAGAAATCCATCTGTGTGCATCATGGTATATCGATTAATCATATACCGCACATCAAAAGCTATAAGATGAAAATATCTAGTTCCTGATCCTGAACCAATTATGAGGGGAtaatttatcatatttattggtctgaagcatacaagtgtcgttgtgtgtatatatatatatatatatatatatatatatatataagaccaACATCTAGCTcggttctcataagcaatggtttagctataTTATGGAGGCATCCAATGCCAAAccggtttatatatatatatatatatatatatatatatatataaatcggACCAACATCTAGCTCTCGTTCTCATAAGTAATGGTTTAGCTATATTATGGACGCATCCAATGCCAAACCAGTTTATATATAAACTAGCATTGtcaagatgaattgtcttgattacataatctgaaaattttgcttccaactcaattattttgagcaagcaaCTTCGTAAATGTCAAACTGTCAGTTGACAATAAATGTACATGTAAGCATCTCATAGAtacatctatttaagacatcacattgCAGGTAAAtgggcccatattcaccttttatattttccataattttaggggattcaatcccaaaatTAGCTGGTgcaatcaacttatcatgagaacaagcaacacaaacaaattcttgaagaatcttctagttcttcaatatattttgaatactcAATTAGCACATCAGATTTAAATCAGGACGACTAAAATGGTCTCATCAACTGATAAAATTATCTGTACCCGTAAACTTTAAGTTTACCATGACGAGTgctatttatttttagtaaacttctggtttactattGCATGAGATTTTATGtcataaacttctggtttattgTGACATGTGATCCATCATGCTCGGGTAACGATTCATATATGTATTTCTTACCCATAGTAACTCAAAGATATTCAATATTCCAATCATTTGTAGTCCCAATATGATAACCAATTCTATTGCTATTAAACTTCAGGTTTACTATAATCTGTATTCTGATCGTAACGATTACGATCTAGGACAAATgatgttatcatatatatcatcttcgagagcctttaatttatttactATAATCAGATACTATTAGAACACTGCTGGTGTCATGATACTTATAGATAAACAATTAGCTCTTCCGGAGCTCTTGATCATTAGTTCCCactaccaaatattttttttagatacTTCTGGTATCACGAAAGGAGATTTGGTCAGACACTACTGGTGTCACAAAAGAAAACAGTAATCAAATAGAAATTCGAAAACAATTTTAAACTATAAATTACGAAAAGTAAACGTTAAGCTCTAAACTTTAGTATTTCAATATCTCCTTCAAGGATATTAGCTATTAACATCTGAATGTTTTGTATTAAAGCTGCAATCACATAGTAATTACATCCTTCAGGAAGAAATACATCAATgtttatttccttcaaggaaatcaataacaacttACCATAATGTATTAATGTGGTTATAGCAGAAAACATTCTACTCTGCTCCCTTTTGCCTTAAAATGAtactttaataaaataattcaaGATGTTTCTACGCACGATAGATACGTGTTGCAATGCCTTAATTTCATACCAcaaaaataacatgtatatCACTTGTTATTTTGGCTCTCCAGGAGTGGTATTTCTTCATCCACTTCAGGGAATAAAACTTGATAATTCAGATGTGCTTGAAATACGATGTTCATTACTAGCTCGTTATTTTACTCAAGCACAAGAAGACATTGCTTTAGAATAATTCTCAGATATTTACTAATTCTTTTTACTTCTGGAGTAAAGTTTTAGGATGTTAttacttcaggagtaaagtttaaaatattttactactttgggagtaattttttttaaagttttattaCTTCGTAGAGtaaatttcaaagttctactTCTTCGGAAGTAAAATTCAGAATATTTAATACTTCGGGAGTAGATATCAAAGCTCTACTACTTCGAGAGTAGGGTCCAGAGTTTTGCTACTCCGGGAGCAAATTTCTGAGTTTACTACTTTGGGAGTAAAACATAGAATATTCAAAATATGTCTTCTTAATTATTCTACTTCTTCTGGAGAAAAATCGTGATATTTTCACAAGCAAGTACACGTCTGTATTGATAAGTTATACTAAATATTATCACATTTATTTCAGGGAATGGATCTATACTTATAGCTtttatcaaaagttctcattcttcaggAATGGAACACAATCATTTGAACGTgccttaagcatatcaaatcGTGATAGCTTAGAACatcttttaagatattgctacttcaggaaCAAATCGAGGCATACATATGATGTAGAGAATTTTTTCCTAACATGTTTCAATTGTAATCACAATAAGCTTGTAATAATATTACGACTTAGGTGATTATAGACGCAAGTAAATATAATCACCACTTTCGATGGTTATATCACAAATTCTGCTGGAATATCAGTGAATTTGTTCTTGTTGTTCACTTTATAATCCCTTTGCGTTATTGCTTCTTCGGAAGCAAATTTCACGTCTTTAAAAACTTGTAAGTGTGGAAtggaatataaaaataaatatcgaTTACATCATTCAAACACTCAAAACGCTCTTACCAGAATATGTTAATCTTTAGCATATCAAGTAAAGCACCATGATCTCTAGTGAAAGATATTACCTGACAGTAGTGACCAATATATTGGTTGCTTTCTCTGTAGCTTTACAATCCAAACAGAAGAACGGAGGATTACGTCTACTTTCAACTGATTCATCATGAATAATGAAATCGTGGCTTTGAATTTCTTCTTGCATTTGAAATTAAATTCAAAACAAGTATTTAGGCAAAGTCttgtgctgataacgtgttataaaataatattaaaagtataCAATACAAGAGATATAGCCAAAGTAGCTTAGGGGGAGAGAGAGATTTATTGCTCTTTCAATTGTTCTATAAATGAACTGAATTGACTTCCTATATATAGAAGAAAGGAAGCTGCTGCGAGGCATTTCGGGAAAGGCTATTTTGGTAAGTACGCTTTTTGAGCTACTTGCAAGCTACTGCTTGAGCTACTTGCAAAGTATGCCTTGATTGTAAGCTTATCCAGATGGCTTGTATTTGAATGGACATCCACAATACGATGTCTTTATAacaattctttatttcttttcattGAGTAGGTAATGTTCTATTGAGTTTGTATTGTCTATTATCATTTATTTTAATTGGTTTAGTTGGACAAAATTGAAGAACACAATTATTAGATTTTGTTCAGTTTGAAAAACTTGTTAGAAGAAGATAAAGCAGATTTATGATCTTTGAAGATTTGAATTGAATGTAacctttttaaattattaaaactGGTATTAGAAGGTCGAATATCAAATTTGGAGTTGATTGAGATCTATTTTGAAGCAAAATCGTGGTGGTAAAATTTCTACACatgtgatgtcttatgaacaatttgtttcaaagttatcaCACAATTTTTACTAAAATCATGCCGATTTGTCAAGACTCGTGCATGCAAAGCAAGTTTGCCCATCCATTAGAACTTCTGCTAATCCGTTAAGATTTGTAAACCATTTGTTCCAAAACTATGACACAATTTGTACTAAAATCCCGACGATATATATGTCAAGACTTATGGATGCAAAACAAGTGTGCCTATCTATCAAAGCGTCTGATGATATGTCAGGACTTATGAACAATAACTTCTAGAGTTATGATACAATTTGTACCAAAATCACATCTTATGATGCATATTTAGATTTAAGTTTTATGAGTTCTAAGATTCTTAATATTGAacacattttattttaaagttataGGTCCATATACACTATTTGTTGcatttttatgatttcttataaATAAATCTATGCAATCTATTGTAGACACTGTAGGAAAATAGGCCACTGTATGATGGAATGCAGGACCATTGATAGAAGAAATAACCCTCTAGATGTTATTACTCGTGTACAAGAAACCATGGAACCACATAGAGCTCCTAACAATGAAAAACAAAGGGATGATGATGAGGAAAAGAAGCAGAACAACATAGTAGAGAGGAAAGAGACAATACCTAGTgacatgaacaataataataagGTAAAACAGTCTGAAATTGTTCAATAAGGGGAAAAGAATGTTGTTGTGCCAAGTAAGGACAATGAACATACCGTTAGCAagagattcaagaaaaaagaaaaaaaaaagcacagtGACCTTCAAAACTGTAGCACCAAAagaaatcataaagagaaaggaaagactCAAGAGGTTATCTGATCAACAACAAAAAGGGTATTATGAGAAGCAAGAAGAAAAACTACCGGACAAAGGGATTGGAAAACAAGATGGTCAGGAAGAAAATGAACAAACAAATGGAAAGAATGATAACATAGAAAAACATCAAGAAAGCCAGGCTGAAATCACTCTTATAAGTGATGCAGAGGAGGAGGGCTCTAGCAAGAAAAACAAGGAAGCAAGTTTTAAGCATGTTGGTGAGGAGATAGAAGAAGGGGAA
This window harbors:
- the LOC132052728 gene encoding uncharacterized protein LOC132052728, with product MSEETPFYPREKLVEKQKFYQSVQKHTYLKGRYDKLTSVAIPAALAATALFMIGRGIYNMSHGIGKKE